Part of the Virgibacillus necropolis genome, GCGCGAGAAATCTTGCCTGTATTGATTCATTTTTGGATAATACATAATCATTCCGTCCTTTCATTGCTCGAAGGTCACTTGCTATCTTATGCGAAATGATTATTTGTGTTTATGTACTAGTTGTTCCTGCAAATTGGTAAATTATTTTTCCCCTCTAAGTGTTTGTTCAAAAGTCGGCAAATTAGAAACAAGGTCGGCAAAGAACTCAGGCGTCCTGCCTGAAAAGTCGACATTAGTACGGCCTGTGCGTCAAGTTCAAGTCGCGAAGATTTTTAGGACCGGACTTGCGCGTGTTGTGTTGACTTTTTGAACACCCCCTCTAAGAAACTCCCGGAGTCTGTGGAATTGTTCCACTAACAACAAATTGATTTTCCGTTTGATAGACATGTAAAGTTCCGTTAACCTGATTGATTCTTTCCTTCATGTTTTCCAGGCCAAAGCCGAGCTCATAATTCTTTGCTTTAAATTGCTGATTGGATACTTCAAAAGAAATATCCTCATTTGCAGACTTCCCTAAAATAACATGTACTTCCCTTGCCTGTGCATGCCGCATTGCATTTGTTAATGCTTCTTGAATAACCCTATACAGCATAATACTTTTTTCATTGGACAGATTCACTGACAATACACCTTGCTTCATCGTAAATTGCACAAGTACATGACTTTCTGCCTCTAGCTTACGAATTAAATGTACAACAGTAGCAATTCCTTCATTTTCTTCTGCCTGTAATGCTTTGACCGCTTCCCGTGTTTCCTCTAAACTCTCATTGGCCATTTGTTTTAAGGCACGATAATTCGTATCAGGATTTTGAATAGCCAGCACTTCTAATTTCATGATTAGAGCTGTTAAACGATGACCAACTGAATCGTGAATATCCCGAGCAATTTTTGTACGTTCTTCTATCCGGGTGGCTTCCTCTGTTCGTAGATTTAGTCTTTTCAATTGCCGATATTCCCCGGTAAGTTTATCGTAGATTTTTTTTTGCTCATTCCGTTCAATTGCCATTCGGTTTACCAATAGAATTAGAAAATAGATAAAGATAGTAGTCATGACTACTTCGATAATCTTTAATTCATTTCCATAAGTAACAGTAATCGAAAAAAGAAAGTTAATAACTAAATATGTAAGCAAAGCATTTTTGCTTAACATAAATGAAGCTATGATCGTTAAAAATAAGAATAATAGAATGGTAAAAGAACTGTATGCTTCCACCACAATAGTATGATGCAACTCAATGACAATGGATATTCCAATGTATAAAAATAATAGCTTTTTTTCAGTTGATAAAAGAAAAAACAATGCAAACGCACATGTGAAAAACAATAAACTGTACGGTATGGATGATTCGTCTACAGATGTGTAAATAGAACCAACAACAAGTAAACAAAACATGCCAAAGCGTAACCAGAAGACCTTCACGAAATTGCCTCGCTCTCTACTTCAAAAATTGTATTACTACTATTTTTTTATCTTTCAATTATAATAATACCAAATAGTTCCACAATTAGGGGATACAAATGAAAAATACTTACTTCCTGACAGGATACCCAGGCTTTCTAGCTACAAGTTTAATTCGTCAACTCATCCATGATCACCAAGACATCGAACACATCCACTTATTAGTTTTACCCAACCAAGAAAGTAAGGCATACGAAGAAATTAAAAGCTTTGCCCAGGAAAGTTCTATACCTGAGAACTTTTTCTCCATTGTTACAGGAGATATCACGAAGCAAGGACTAGCAATATCTGAAAGTGTTAATCAATCATTAAAATTATCTGTCACCCATGTCTTTCATCTAGCAGCCATTTATGATCTAGCTGTACCTAAAGTCATTGCATATGATGTTAATGTAAATGGAACGCAGAACGTAAATAACTGGGTGAAAACATTGGACGGACTTTCACGCTATATTTATTTTAGTACAGCTTATGTCTCCGGAGCCCGCGAAGGCAAGATTTATGAACACGAACTTTCAGAAGGGCAATCATTTAAAAATCATTACGAACAGACCAAATACGAAGCAGAATTATTAGTGGATGATATAAAGGAATCCGTTCCAACCACCATCATCCGACCTGGTATTGTAAAAGGAAATTCTGAAACTGGAGAGACAATCAAATTTGATGGCATATATTTTATGCTTAACTTTCTGGAACACCTTCGTTACTTACCAGTCATGACGTACCTGGGTGATGGCGAACCCGAGGGGAATTTTGTCCCATCAGATTATGTTCTGAAAGCTGTGAGTTACTTAGCTGTAGCGCCTATTGGAAAAGGAAAAACCTATCATTTAACAGATCCAAACCCATATAAAATGAAAGATCTACACAAAATGCTTTCTGAACAGTATTTGGGGAAAACACCAACTGGACAAGTACCGCTCACATTAGCTAAAAAAGCCCTGTCTATTGCAGCTATCCGAAAATGGCTACAAGTAGAAAAAGAAGCACTTGATTACTTTGAGTTCAAAACTTCCTATGATTGTTCTCAAGCTGTAAATGATTTAGAAGGCTCTGGAATTGTCTGCCCGGATTTAAAAGATACAGTGGAACCAATGCTTACTTATTATCGAAAATATAAGCATGATCGTAGTAAACATATTGAAATCAGGTAGTATTATTGAAGGTTTTCTGCACAAGCAGAAAACCTTTTTAGTTGAAATATATTCTTTTAAAAAAACTGACTTCTGTGAACATTGTACCATTTTTTAACAATTACAACACTTCTCACTTCTAATATTGTATAATGAAGTGTACAGGTTATGCAGGTGAGCTTCAACAATGGCTGTAAGGGAACCATCTCTTACGTTGGCGGCGGCTTAACCCCTTAAAAGAAAGGGGGATGAAGCGCGTGATACCAATTGACAAGGTCCTAGAGTTGATGATGATGTTCTCGACGCTTGTGTTGTTAATTGTGAACAGCCGTGAAAAAAAGTAAGTACATCGTAGATACTGGATGATTACTTTTTTCAATCCCAAAGTATGAAGCCGTCGCACCTTGCAGTAATCTGTTCGGGGTCGTAAGTTGCAGCTTACGACTCCTTTTTCCGGCTCACCTTTTTATTTTATTCATTCATTCTGAAAAAACAACTAAATAATTAAGTTGTTTTAACTATCATGATACCAAGATAAATAGTTAGTATAATCCCCACTAAATCTGAGCTTTATTATATTATACATTAACCTTCCTTGCTTTCCACCACTATTCGACAAAACCTGTATACCTAAAGTTTTACATCAGTGTAAAAACAATATAGTGGGAAAGTGAAAGTTGTTAGTTTATCATATTCTATATAGGTAGTTACTAAATCTTACCCTATATACAGATTATTACACCGAAAGAAGGTTTCATTAAATGAAAGCAATTATTATTGAATCATATGGTTCTTCAGATCAGTTGATTGAGAAAGAAGTTCCAATGCCTACTATAGAAGATAATCAAGTATTGCTAGAACTTCATGCGACCTCAATTAACCCAATCGACTGGAAGTTACGTGAAGGATATTTACAAGAAAAACTCCCATTCGAATTTCCGATTATTTTGGGATGGGATGCCGCTGGAATTATTAAAGAGGTTGGAGCAAACGTGACAAACTTCCAAATTGGCGATTATGTATTTGCAAGGCCTGAGACAACAGCTGGTGGTACGTATGCTGAATATACATCAGTGGATGAGGACCTTTTAGCAAAAATGCCAGAAAATCTTTCCTTTGATGAAGCTGCATCTGTTCCTTTAGCTGGACTTACCGCTTGGCAATGTCTCGTTGATTTTTCGAATATAAAATCCGATGACAGGGTGTTAATTCATGCTGGTTCAGGTGGTGTCGGAAACTTTGCCATTCAAATCGCCAAAAGCTTTGGAGCGCATGTAGCTTCAACTGCTAGTGGGAAAAATGAAGCGTTTCTAAAGGAACTTGGAGTAGATGAGTTTATTAACTATAAGGAAGAAAACTTTGAAGATGTGATCAAAGAATTTGACATCGTTTTAGACACCATGGGCGGTGAAATTCAGGAAAGAAGCTTTGATGTATTGAAAAAAGGCGGAAAATTAGTTTCGATTGTTCAACCTCCAGATGAAGAAAAGGGAAAGGCAAAAGGTATCACTGCGGGATTTCACTGGTTAGAATCTAATGGCAAACAACTCGCAGAACTTGGCAATTTAATCAAAAGAGAACAAGTGGAAACAAATGTCGGTCATACATTCCCTTTCACCCAAGAAGGCTTACAAGAAGCACATAAGCTAAGTGAATCCCATCATGCAAAAGGAAAAATTGTGATTAAAATTAAATAGTCACTAAAATGCTTGGATTATTCTAATCATCCAAGCATTTTTTACTGCCCGTTCAAGCCCGATTGGTTCAACTAGCATTTAGTGAGGGAAGAAAGAAAACCCAACTGAATGAAGGTTCACTTTATGTTTTTTTTAACAATAATTTTGTGTTTCACTTTAGATACCCCAAAATTTGCTTCCATTCTTCCACCTTTCCTGCAAAGGTTTTCGTATATCTTCCTGGGATAGGACTAGTCGAGGGTAGTTTGATAACATCTACATGATTCAGCTCATCTTTCCCCACATTTTTCCTTAATGTTTGAAAAGACTTTGTCCCATTACAAGCAATGAGTCGGATAGTCGGATGTATCTTAAGTAGTCCAGGAATATCATTTGGCTCTTCTTCTGTAATGTTGCTATCCAGACTACCTTTACGATAGCACGCACCAATTACATCCCATAATGCAAGATGATTTTGTTTTACAAATTTAGTTTTATCTTGATAATCAATTAAAGCCTTTTGATTAAATAGTTCATACAAAATATCCCAAAAATGATTGCGCGGGTTTCCGTAATATTGTTGATTTTCCAAAGATATAGCACTAGGCATGGAGCCAACAATTAATATTTTCGGGTTATCCGAAATTATTGGGTTTAGACCAATAAGTTTGGTTGGCATTATGCTGCCCCTCCTCATTATACGATTTCTTTCTTTATTATCTCGTACTAGGTGTGTTGTTTTCAACATATTAGAAAACTTGTCTTATCGCCAAGCCTAATAGCGAAAGGCTTAGTTGCACTTATGCAGTAAGAAAGGATTTACACTTTCTTACTGCCAAAATAAATCCCACTTATATAATATCCAGTAAAAAAAGGCAGCCATATGACTGCCTTTACTAGTTTCTACATATCATGTGATGCGTCATTTTTCTGCCTTGAATGATTCTTGTTTTTCACTTTATGCGAGCCACTCAACGGTTCACCATACGGTTGCTTAGGACTTTTTGGTAAATTAGGTTCTTCCTGTTGCTTTGGACCTTTTGGATTTTTTGACATACTTATTCTCTCCTTTCCTTTTATCTAGTTAGTTTTTGGAAAAAACTAACGGTTTATGCATGAAAACATGTATCCAAATGAAGTGATAATTTGATATGATTACATTTACACTATTCAAGAGGATGCTAAATAAATTTGAGGTGACATAATGAAGGCAACGTTAATTGGTATTCTTTCTGCTTTATTTTTTTCTGTTACATTTGTATTGAACCGAGCAATGGAACTTGATGGTGGCAGTTGGGTATGGAGTGCTACGTTGCGCTTTTTCTTCATGCTTCCTCTATTGCTCATAATAGTTGGATATAAACGAAATGTCAGGCCTGTGTTCAGACATATTAAAAATCAACCACTTCCATGGATCATTTGGAGTTCAGTTGGATTTGGCTTGTTTTACGCACCACTTACATTTGCAACTATCTATGGACCAGGTTGGCTTATCGCAGCAACTTTTCAAATTACGATTATCGCGGGTTCTCTCCTTGTACCTTTTTTAAATAAAAAAAAGAACCAGCGAATCCCAATGCAAAGCCTACTTATATCGTTAGTAATACTTGCCGGTGTTTTTCTCATGCAGTTAGAACACGCATCGTCTGTTCCAATCATTAATGTTGTACTGTGTGTAATTCCGATTATTATTTCTGCATTTGCCTTTCCACTAGGTAATCGCAAAATGATGCAAGTTGTGAATGGTGAATTGAACACGTTTCAGCGCATTTTAGGAATGACAATTGCAAGTATGCCATTTTGGATATTCTTATCTATTTATGGAATGGCAACACAAGGCGCCCCTAGCTCAAGTCAAGTCTTGCAAACATTTATTGTCGCCGTTTCTTCAGGTGTTATTGCAACCGTATTATTTTTCTATGCTACTGAACTTGTCAATCACGATAATCACAAGCTTGCAGCAATTGAAGCAACCCAGTCTGGAGAAGTTGTCTTTGCCCTATTTGGCGAACTATTATTGTTAAGCGCACCGTTACCAAGTGGGATTTCATTCATTGGGATGGGATTAGTTGTAGTAGGAATGATTTTACATAGCGTACTATCATCACTTGGAGATCGAAAAAAAATGCTTGTTTATAAAAAGGTTTCCGGGGAATAAGAAAAGCGCAAGCGCCTTGAAAGACACGACAAGCATAAGCAGAGCGGTGCAGTGCAGTATGGTGCTTTGCTCGCGCGTACGCGAACTGCTTATGTCTCCTAGTGTCTAGGCGCTGGAGCTAGACAGATAAACGCCAAAACTTATATTTTCCTTTTTTAATCTATGCGCTTTCTTCTGCACGTGCCATTGCTTCTCGCTCCTGAGCTGGTGTCGTCCCTTTTATAAAGAAGGATAAAATTAGCCCAATCAAAGTTAGGGCAGTCACTACATAAAAAGCAATATTCACACCATGAATAAGTCCACTTGTATCACCAGAATTAAGTGCTGCAGCTGTCATGATCGTAATCAGTACAGCCGTTCCAATAGATGCAGCAACTTGACGCATCGTGTTGTTCATCGCTGTACCATGTGGGATAAGCTTGTTTGGTAACTGGTTAAGTCCAGCAGTAGTTGCAGGCATCATCACCATTGAAATACCAAACATCCGTATAGCAAAAACGACAGTTAAATAGGTCAATGATGTCTTTGCTGATAAATCCGTAAACAAAAAGGAGGTCACCGTTACAATCGTTAAACCTGTGATGACTAGCCAACGGGCACCAATTTTGTCAAATATCCTTCCTGTAACTGGTGACATGAAACCCATCAACAATGCTCCTGGCATAATCATAATTCCTGATTCAATAGCTGTAAAGCCAGCCATATTTTGCATATAAATTGGAAGTATTGTCTCTGCACCAATAAGCCCAATAAAGGCAATCATTCCAATCACAGTCGTAATGGTAAACATTTTGTATTTAAATACACGAAACTCTAAAATTGGCTGCTTCAACTTAAACTGCCTAGTTATAAAAGCGGTAAGTGTGATTGCACCAATAACAAGCGATAAGATCACATAAATACTTGTCCATCCGTAATTACCCGCACTACTAACCCCGTATAACAAACCACCAAAACCAAGTGTAGACAACACAATGGATAAATAATCTACTTTAGGGAATGTTCTAGTTGTAACATTTTTCATCACGAAATATGCGATAACAATATCAATGATTGCAAATGGCAAAATAATATAAAATAGGTATCTCCATGGATAATGCTGAACAATCCACCCAGATAATGTTGGTCCAATTGCTGGGGCAAAGGAAATAACTAATCCTACCATTCCCATTGCGGATCCACGCTTTTCAATAGGGAAAATCAGTAAAAATATTGTCATCATTAAAGGCAACATAATTCCTGCCCCAGAAGCCTGGATGATTCTTCCTACCATTAAAACAGCAAAATTTGGGGAGAGTGCACAAACGAGTGTACCCACTGCAAAAATGATCATTGCTGATAAAAATAATTTACGCGTTGTAAATGTCTCAATCAAAAAAGCTGTAATAGGTATCATGATTCCATTAACCAGCATAAAAATAGTCGTTACCCATTGAGCTGTATTTTCCGTAAGATTCAAATCTTCCATAATATGTGGAATTGCCGTAGCTAATAATAATTGATTTAAAATAGCAATAAAAGCGCCAGAGAGTAGCACTGCAACAATTGGAAATTTATTTATATTTTTAACATCCCCTGTATAATCCTTTTTCAAAACTTCTTCCTCCTCATCCCCCACGCTCTTTCAGTTGTAGATCTGCATGGTAAGCATTATATGGAAGTTGTGCTAGTACTGTCAATGATAGTGGCTTAATCTTTTTCTTATAGAGGTTGTTCAAAAAGTCATCAAATGATAAACGGTGAATTTCTTCGTTTCTTGAAAGATCATAACATATGGTTACGATTAATTATACTCGAGTATGATACAATAAATATGAATGTATTCACAATTTTTTCAGGTGAGGGGATTGGTAAAATGTTTGGAAAAGTAGCGTCAGATGTACTTGGTATTAGTGATGTTGGAAAAGTAATCAAACCGGTAGATTATGATAAGGTTGACTCAGATGATTACGTTATGCATGAGGACGATGAAAAAATATTCTTTTTGATTAAATCGCGTTCAGATGAATATTGTTTCACAAACAAAGCATTAATTCATGTGGACGGAACAAGTGCTGCAAGTAAAAAACGTACGCTTCGTCGTTTTGATTACCGCTACAATACTATTTCGGATGTTACCTTAGAAACAGCTGGAACATTGGATAGAGATGTCGAAATTCAATTCAAAATGGGTCAAAACTTTCACAACATTGATGTTCATAAGGATCACTTGGATGAACTTAAAGATTTATACAAAGCACTAATCATGATTTCAGAAACAATCAAGAATAATGAAACCTATATTAACTATTCACGACAAAGCCTTGATTTTGCTTCCTCGACATTAAGTAATAGTAGAAGC contains:
- a CDS encoding NADP-dependent oxidoreductase, whose translation is MKAIIIESYGSSDQLIEKEVPMPTIEDNQVLLELHATSINPIDWKLREGYLQEKLPFEFPIILGWDAAGIIKEVGANVTNFQIGDYVFARPETTAGGTYAEYTSVDEDLLAKMPENLSFDEAASVPLAGLTAWQCLVDFSNIKSDDRVLIHAGSGGVGNFAIQIAKSFGAHVASTASGKNEAFLKELGVDEFINYKEENFEDVIKEFDIVLDTMGGEIQERSFDVLKKGGKLVSIVQPPDEEKGKAKGITAGFHWLESNGKQLAELGNLIKREQVETNVGHTFPFTQEGLQEAHKLSESHHAKGKIVIKIK
- a CDS encoding DNA-deoxyinosine glycosylase, whose amino-acid sequence is MPTKLIGLNPIISDNPKILIVGSMPSAISLENQQYYGNPRNHFWDILYELFNQKALIDYQDKTKFVKQNHLALWDVIGACYRKGSLDSNITEEEPNDIPGLLKIHPTIRLIACNGTKSFQTLRKNVGKDELNHVDVIKLPSTSPIPGRYTKTFAGKVEEWKQILGYLK
- a CDS encoding SDR family oxidoreductase, giving the protein MKNTYFLTGYPGFLATSLIRQLIHDHQDIEHIHLLVLPNQESKAYEEIKSFAQESSIPENFFSIVTGDITKQGLAISESVNQSLKLSVTHVFHLAAIYDLAVPKVIAYDVNVNGTQNVNNWVKTLDGLSRYIYFSTAYVSGAREGKIYEHELSEGQSFKNHYEQTKYEAELLVDDIKESVPTTIIRPGIVKGNSETGETIKFDGIYFMLNFLEHLRYLPVMTYLGDGEPEGNFVPSDYVLKAVSYLAVAPIGKGKTYHLTDPNPYKMKDLHKMLSEQYLGKTPTGQVPLTLAKKALSIAAIRKWLQVEKEALDYFEFKTSYDCSQAVNDLEGSGIVCPDLKDTVEPMLTYYRKYKHDRSKHIEIR
- a CDS encoding MDR family MFS transporter, whose translation is MKKDYTGDVKNINKFPIVAVLLSGAFIAILNQLLLATAIPHIMEDLNLTENTAQWVTTIFMLVNGIMIPITAFLIETFTTRKLFLSAMIIFAVGTLVCALSPNFAVLMVGRIIQASGAGIMLPLMMTIFLLIFPIEKRGSAMGMVGLVISFAPAIGPTLSGWIVQHYPWRYLFYIILPFAIIDIVIAYFVMKNVTTRTFPKVDYLSIVLSTLGFGGLLYGVSSAGNYGWTSIYVILSLVIGAITLTAFITRQFKLKQPILEFRVFKYKMFTITTVIGMIAFIGLIGAETILPIYMQNMAGFTAIESGIMIMPGALLMGFMSPVTGRIFDKIGARWLVITGLTIVTVTSFLFTDLSAKTSLTYLTVVFAIRMFGISMVMMPATTAGLNQLPNKLIPHGTAMNNTMRQVAASIGTAVLITIMTAAALNSGDTSGLIHGVNIAFYVVTALTLIGLILSFFIKGTTPAQEREAMARAEESA
- a CDS encoding sensor histidine kinase is translated as MKVFWLRFGMFCLLVVGSIYTSVDESSIPYSLLFFTCAFALFFLLSTEKKLLFLYIGISIVIELHHTIVVEAYSSFTILLFLFLTIIASFMLSKNALLTYLVINFLFSITVTYGNELKIIEVVMTTIFIYFLILLVNRMAIERNEQKKIYDKLTGEYRQLKRLNLRTEEATRIEERTKIARDIHDSVGHRLTALIMKLEVLAIQNPDTNYRALKQMANESLEETREAVKALQAEENEGIATVVHLIRKLEAESHVLVQFTMKQGVLSVNLSNEKSIMLYRVIQEALTNAMRHAQAREVHVILGKSANEDISFEVSNQQFKAKNYELGFGLENMKERINQVNGTLHVYQTENQFVVSGTIPQTPGVS
- a CDS encoding PH domain-containing protein translates to MFGKVASDVLGISDVGKVIKPVDYDKVDSDDYVMHEDDEKIFFLIKSRSDEYCFTNKALIHVDGTSAASKKRTLRRFDYRYNTISDVTLETAGTLDRDVEIQFKMGQNFHNIDVHKDHLDELKDLYKALIMISETIKNNETYINYSRQSLDFASSTLSNSRSNETKLSDEFKEINEAAFDWLIENKDKYSVKDFGYVFERYINN
- a CDS encoding DMT family transporter, whose product is MKATLIGILSALFFSVTFVLNRAMELDGGSWVWSATLRFFFMLPLLLIIVGYKRNVRPVFRHIKNQPLPWIIWSSVGFGLFYAPLTFATIYGPGWLIAATFQITIIAGSLLVPFLNKKKNQRIPMQSLLISLVILAGVFLMQLEHASSVPIINVVLCVIPIIISAFAFPLGNRKMMQVVNGELNTFQRILGMTIASMPFWIFLSIYGMATQGAPSSSQVLQTFIVAVSSGVIATVLFFYATELVNHDNHKLAAIEATQSGEVVFALFGELLLLSAPLPSGISFIGMGLVVVGMILHSVLSSLGDRKKMLVYKKVSGE
- a CDS encoding small acid-soluble spore protein P — translated: MSKNPKGPKQQEEPNLPKSPKQPYGEPLSGSHKVKNKNHSRQKNDASHDM